From a region of the Cherax quadricarinatus isolate ZL_2023a chromosome 32, ASM3850222v1, whole genome shotgun sequence genome:
- the PIG-S gene encoding GPI transamidase component PIG-S isoform X1 produces the protein MTKLVEEKDMAGSREGAWAAAGFAAVLVLVGLPVWWYTTTVYRAHLPYSTIVNLSGQPLYHATGMTLVGETTATLSVELEKNLRSMQGIKFQISKRKPRKEEIAMIKSAVSLSDLDNKLTQIMHVAAGTLAVFVVHEPDFFESNVSIIVGRHRLTYVKPGVDVQLLSTVIKSMVIDPLANKRAQGSKLLHQLPGMHKREAMRQVPTEPGYDVTLTLMVPEPHRTEIDWDAKAAVNEYLKPVVNQLESVTKLIVRSQVLYMSGLNVSPKWSTDHEHFALPQDQLPLTINAIEAKLGSFVWTRPSLHFVIYIPRKKQMPLHIHSSDGEPTETNSFLVPRWGGVMIHNIPLAKGNASFPHYVTLDSHWIMSTVLTHLHRLLPIPSLKETEGLKILPSLDTCLLTEWQLDGLARARVSYYLSNIHITLQSLCELVGEISNMVISDEVGGWVWGAVEEWSECGQAAREGRLQEATLYCSRSFTQADAAFFHPSMLALLYFPDNQKYAIYVPLFLPVSIPVILSLKMVLGLYWKPSPRKEKVE, from the exons ATGACAAAGCTTGTTGAAGAGAAGGACATGGCAGGCAGCCGCGAGGGTGCTTGGGCAGCTGCAGGCTTTGCAGCTGTCTTGGTGTTAGttgggttacctgtgtggtggtATACGACCACTGTCTACCGTGCTCACCTGCCCTATTCCACCATCGTTAATCTATCTGGTCAGCCACTTTATCATGCTACTGGAATGACTCTTGTAGGTGAAACTACGGCAACACTTTCAGTGGAGTTGGAGAAGAATCTTAGATCCATGC AGGGTATCAAGTTCCAGATATCAAAAAGAAAACCAAGAAAAGAAGAAATAGCAATGATAAAGTCAGCTGTCTCATTATCTGACCTTGATAACAAATTGACGCAAATAATGCATGTTGCTGCTGGAACCTTGGCTGTATTTGTTGTCCACGAGCCTGACTTTTTTGAGAGTAATGTCAGCATAATTGTTGGAAGACATCGACTTACATATGTAAAACCTGGTGTGG ATGTGCAGCTGTTGTCAACAGTGATCAAGAGTATGGTGATAGATCCACTTGCCAATAAAAGGGCTCAAGGAAGCAAGCTTTTGCACCAGCTACCAGGCATGCATAAAAGAGAAGCAATGAGACAG GTACCAACAGAACCAGGATATGATGTAACCTTAACATTGATGGTACCTGAACCTCACCGCACTGAAATAGACTGGGATGCCAAAGCTGCTGTTAATG AATACCTGAAGCCAGTGGTGAATCAGCTTGAGAGTGTAACTAAGCTGATTGTTAGATCTCAAGTTTTATATATGTCTGGGCTGAATGTTTCTCCGAAGTGGTCTACAGACCATGAACATTTTGCCCTGCCCCAGGACCAGTTGCCTCTCACTATAAATGCTATAGAAGCCAAATTAG gATCATTTGTCTGGACTAGGCCATCATTACACTTTGTCATATATATTCCACGGAAGAAACAAATGCCCCTTCATATCCACTCCTCAGATGGTGAACCCACTGAAACAAACAG CTTCTTAGTCCCACGTTGGGGTGGGGTGATGATTCACAACATACCACTGGCTAAAGGAAATGCATCATTTCCTCATTATGTGACACTAGACTCCCACTGGATCATGAGCACTGTCCTTACGCATCTTCACAGATTATTGCCTATACCATCTCTG AAAGAAACAGAAGGTTTAAAGATTTTGCCTTCACTGGACACTTGCCTATTGACTGAATGGCAGCTTGATGGTTTAGCTCGGGCCAGAGTGTCTTACTACTTGTCCAACATTCACATTACATTGCAG TCCTTGTGCGAGTTAGTTGGAGAGATCAGCAACATGGTAATAAGCgatgaggtgggtgggtgggtgtggggagcAGTGGAGGAATGGAGTGAATGTGGTCAAGCAGCTCGAGAAGGAAGGCTACAAGAAGCAACTCTCTATTGCAGTCGATCCTTCACCCAAGCTGATGCTGCATTCTTCCATCCTTCCATGTTGGCACTACTTTACTTTCCTGACAACCAGAA GTATGCAATATACGTTCCTTTGTTCCTGCCCGTGAGCATCCCTGTCATTCTCTCCCTCAAAATGGTACTGGGACTGTACTGGAAACCCTCACCCAGAAAGGAGAAGGTGGAATAA
- the PIG-S gene encoding GPI transamidase component PIG-S isoform X2 — protein sequence MIKSAVSLSDLDNKLTQIMHVAAGTLAVFVVHEPDFFESNVSIIVGRHRLTYVKPGVDVQLLSTVIKSMVIDPLANKRAQGSKLLHQLPGMHKREAMRQVPTEPGYDVTLTLMVPEPHRTEIDWDAKAAVNEYLKPVVNQLESVTKLIVRSQVLYMSGLNVSPKWSTDHEHFALPQDQLPLTINAIEAKLGSFVWTRPSLHFVIYIPRKKQMPLHIHSSDGEPTETNSFLVPRWGGVMIHNIPLAKGNASFPHYVTLDSHWIMSTVLTHLHRLLPIPSLKETEGLKILPSLDTCLLTEWQLDGLARARVSYYLSNIHITLQSLCELVGEISNMVISDEVGGWVWGAVEEWSECGQAAREGRLQEATLYCSRSFTQADAAFFHPSMLALLYFPDNQKYAIYVPLFLPVSIPVILSLKMVLGLYWKPSPRKEKVE from the exons ATGATAAAGTCAGCTGTCTCATTATCTGACCTTGATAACAAATTGACGCAAATAATGCATGTTGCTGCTGGAACCTTGGCTGTATTTGTTGTCCACGAGCCTGACTTTTTTGAGAGTAATGTCAGCATAATTGTTGGAAGACATCGACTTACATATGTAAAACCTGGTGTGG ATGTGCAGCTGTTGTCAACAGTGATCAAGAGTATGGTGATAGATCCACTTGCCAATAAAAGGGCTCAAGGAAGCAAGCTTTTGCACCAGCTACCAGGCATGCATAAAAGAGAAGCAATGAGACAG GTACCAACAGAACCAGGATATGATGTAACCTTAACATTGATGGTACCTGAACCTCACCGCACTGAAATAGACTGGGATGCCAAAGCTGCTGTTAATG AATACCTGAAGCCAGTGGTGAATCAGCTTGAGAGTGTAACTAAGCTGATTGTTAGATCTCAAGTTTTATATATGTCTGGGCTGAATGTTTCTCCGAAGTGGTCTACAGACCATGAACATTTTGCCCTGCCCCAGGACCAGTTGCCTCTCACTATAAATGCTATAGAAGCCAAATTAG gATCATTTGTCTGGACTAGGCCATCATTACACTTTGTCATATATATTCCACGGAAGAAACAAATGCCCCTTCATATCCACTCCTCAGATGGTGAACCCACTGAAACAAACAG CTTCTTAGTCCCACGTTGGGGTGGGGTGATGATTCACAACATACCACTGGCTAAAGGAAATGCATCATTTCCTCATTATGTGACACTAGACTCCCACTGGATCATGAGCACTGTCCTTACGCATCTTCACAGATTATTGCCTATACCATCTCTG AAAGAAACAGAAGGTTTAAAGATTTTGCCTTCACTGGACACTTGCCTATTGACTGAATGGCAGCTTGATGGTTTAGCTCGGGCCAGAGTGTCTTACTACTTGTCCAACATTCACATTACATTGCAG TCCTTGTGCGAGTTAGTTGGAGAGATCAGCAACATGGTAATAAGCgatgaggtgggtgggtgggtgtggggagcAGTGGAGGAATGGAGTGAATGTGGTCAAGCAGCTCGAGAAGGAAGGCTACAAGAAGCAACTCTCTATTGCAGTCGATCCTTCACCCAAGCTGATGCTGCATTCTTCCATCCTTCCATGTTGGCACTACTTTACTTTCCTGACAACCAGAA GTATGCAATATACGTTCCTTTGTTCCTGCCCGTGAGCATCCCTGTCATTCTCTCCCTCAAAATGGTACTGGGACTGTACTGGAAACCCTCACCCAGAAAGGAGAAGGTGGAATAA